In Paracoccus jeotgali, the following are encoded in one genomic region:
- a CDS encoding AAA family ATPase, with translation MRDDRTPDTSKENIMHFNPWRDFNDAAPQIDVFGDEPDPEQIAQFMQVVFGYCDGLIPVRSFIDKGQGIDGRPHNIWLEADQAAPEKMTTFATWASREGAAVYVIPGTVAAPGQAKAAEILQMQTVVVDLDTGDIAAKRAHLERHLGAPTMVVESGGVTPEGQRKAHVWWTLTEPAEGDDIRRVCRLRGDIAAKVGGDMHFRSAHQPIRVAGSVYYKNSLKTQVRIVELNADRERDLAEFIEAVTDMPPAPGVSLQPEFTHPDKPAMDDVLVTPVREGAQDDWSRFEGASAAIGHFIRMVHEGRMTTDEGWEGICGYNAAMLRPQWPVERLKRESERLWDRHVEKYGPPLVRLESGAPGPQEMPAFTLGALLDDQSPMPEDIIAPRVLTPGGLLVLGGAPKVGKSDLLISWLVHMAAGVPFLGFTPPRPLRIFYLQAEIQYHYLRERLKQIALPPEVLAAARDTFVATPKLKMLLDNEGSVRVARAVQTAFPDAPPDILCVDPIRNLFDGGPDGGGENDNTAMMFFLKERVEVLRDHIDPDCGVILIHHTKKLSKQQVKDDPFLALSGASALRGFYTSGLILHRPDEDCSQRKLEIELRNGPALPPKVIDKVGGQWVEINPMNERLVRQEVGAKHDAERDRKRDVILSILIDEAAEGKLYTSTQFREAFENQRGLGSQFTIRDRINVLATKGDIRFLRDGTKFGHSVVRSRFGYLCAEGMVFGRKGRVEPETGEVLDSVIPVVPSHYKSPSNGQCMDLVDPSDWSIREDENA, from the coding sequence ATGCGCGACGACAGGACGCCCGACACCTCCAAGGAAAACATCATGCATTTCAATCCGTGGCGCGACTTCAACGATGCGGCCCCGCAGATTGACGTGTTCGGCGACGAGCCCGATCCCGAGCAGATCGCCCAGTTCATGCAGGTCGTCTTCGGTTACTGCGATGGCCTGATCCCGGTCCGCAGCTTCATCGACAAGGGTCAGGGCATCGATGGCCGCCCGCATAACATCTGGCTTGAGGCGGATCAGGCCGCGCCCGAAAAAATGACGACCTTCGCCACATGGGCCTCCCGCGAAGGCGCAGCGGTCTATGTGATCCCCGGCACCGTGGCCGCGCCCGGTCAGGCCAAAGCCGCCGAAATCCTGCAGATGCAGACCGTCGTGGTCGATCTGGACACCGGAGACATTGCCGCCAAGCGCGCCCATCTCGAGCGCCACCTTGGTGCGCCAACCATGGTTGTGGAGAGCGGTGGCGTGACACCCGAAGGGCAGCGGAAAGCCCATGTCTGGTGGACGCTGACCGAGCCTGCCGAAGGCGATGATATTCGCCGTGTCTGCCGCCTGCGCGGTGACATTGCCGCCAAGGTCGGCGGCGACATGCATTTCCGCTCCGCCCACCAGCCGATCCGGGTAGCGGGTTCGGTCTATTACAAGAACAGCCTCAAGACGCAGGTGCGGATCGTTGAGTTGAACGCCGACCGCGAGCGTGATCTGGCCGAGTTCATCGAAGCGGTCACTGACATGCCGCCCGCGCCGGGGGTGTCGCTGCAGCCCGAGTTTACGCATCCTGACAAGCCCGCCATGGACGATGTGCTGGTCACGCCCGTGCGCGAGGGGGCGCAGGACGATTGGTCCCGCTTCGAAGGGGCATCTGCCGCGATCGGGCACTTCATCCGTATGGTCCACGAGGGCCGGATGACCACGGACGAGGGCTGGGAAGGTATCTGCGGCTACAACGCCGCGATGCTTCGGCCGCAATGGCCGGTCGAACGGCTCAAACGCGAGTCCGAGCGGCTCTGGGACCGGCATGTCGAGAAATACGGACCGCCGCTGGTCCGGTTGGAGTCTGGCGCACCGGGGCCGCAGGAGATGCCCGCCTTCACGCTTGGTGCGCTGCTGGACGACCAGAGTCCGATGCCGGAGGACATCATCGCGCCGCGCGTGCTGACGCCGGGCGGACTGCTGGTGCTGGGCGGCGCGCCCAAGGTTGGCAAAAGCGACCTGCTGATCTCCTGGCTCGTCCACATGGCTGCAGGCGTGCCGTTTCTCGGCTTCACGCCGCCGCGACCGCTGCGGATCTTCTATTTGCAGGCCGAGATCCAGTATCACTATCTGCGCGAGCGGCTGAAGCAGATTGCCCTCCCCCCGGAGGTGCTGGCCGCTGCGCGCGATACTTTCGTCGCCACACCCAAGCTCAAGATGCTGCTCGACAACGAAGGAAGCGTGCGGGTTGCCCGCGCTGTCCAGACGGCTTTCCCCGATGCGCCGCCGGACATCCTTTGCGTCGACCCGATCCGGAACCTCTTTGACGGCGGTCCCGATGGCGGCGGCGAAAACGACAACACCGCCATGATGTTCTTCCTGAAGGAACGGGTCGAGGTCCTGCGCGACCATATCGACCCCGACTGCGGGGTCATCCTGATCCATCACACCAAGAAGCTCAGCAAGCAGCAGGTGAAAGACGATCCTTTCCTCGCGCTTTCCGGCGCCAGCGCGCTGCGCGGGTTCTATACCTCCGGCCTGATCCTGCACCGGCCCGATGAGGATTGCTCGCAACGAAAACTGGAGATTGAGCTCAGGAACGGTCCTGCTTTGCCGCCAAAGGTGATCGACAAAGTCGGCGGCCAATGGGTCGAGATCAACCCGATGAACGAACGCCTCGTCCGCCAGGAAGTTGGTGCGAAGCATGATGCCGAGCGAGACCGAAAGCGCGATGTCATCCTGTCGATCCTGATCGACGAGGCAGCGGAGGGCAAACTCTACACCTCGACCCAGTTCCGCGAGGCGTTTGAGAACCAGCGCGGCCTGGGCAGCCAGTTCACCATCCGCGACCGCATCAATGTGCTGGCCACCAAAGGCGACATCCGCTTCCTACGCGACGGCACAAAATTCGGTCACTCCGTGGTCCGGTCGCGCTTCGGCTACCTCTGCGCCGAAGGCATGGTGTTCGGCCGCAAGGGCCGGGTCGAACCGGAGACCGGAGAGGTCCTGGACAGCGTCATTCCGGTAGTCCCGAGCCACTATAAATCGCCCTCCAACGGGCAGTGCATGGACCTCGTAGACCCTTCCGATTGGTCGATCCGGGAGGATGAAAATGCCTGA
- a CDS encoding crossover junction endodeoxyribonuclease RuvC yields MTAVVFHPRSQPEKETTMAEATLTTRMREAIPDLPPAFRADRTLLALDLGTTTGWALHGSDGLITSGTVSFRPGRFDGGGMRYLRFSNWLGELDRLSGPIAAIWFEEVRRHAGTDAAHVYGGLMATLTAWAELRGVPYEGVPVGTIKRFATGKGNANKEAMIAAARSRGFSPADDNEADAIAILFWALETKGGMQ; encoded by the coding sequence ATGACCGCCGTCGTCTTCCACCCCCGCAGCCAACCCGAAAAGGAGACCACGATGGCTGAAGCGACTCTGACCACCAGGATGCGGGAGGCAATCCCCGATCTGCCGCCTGCTTTCCGCGCCGACCGCACATTGCTCGCGCTCGATCTCGGTACGACGACAGGCTGGGCCCTGCATGGATCCGACGGGCTGATCACCAGCGGCACCGTGTCCTTCCGTCCCGGCCGCTTTGACGGCGGCGGCATGCGCTACCTGCGCTTCAGCAACTGGCTGGGCGAGTTGGACCGGCTGTCCGGGCCCATCGCCGCCATCTGGTTCGAGGAAGTCCGCCGCCACGCGGGCACCGACGCAGCCCATGTCTATGGAGGTCTGATGGCCACCCTGACTGCATGGGCCGAGCTGCGCGGTGTGCCTTACGAGGGCGTTCCCGTCGGCACCATCAAGCGGTTCGCCACCGGCAAGGGCAACGCCAACAAGGAGGCCATGATCGCCGCTGCCCGGTCGCGCGGGTTCAGCCCAGCTGACGACAATGAGGCCGATGCTATCGCGATCCTGTTCTGGGCGCTGGAGACCAAGGGGGGCATGCAATGA
- a CDS encoding DUF6362 family protein — MTDWTPDLVEERLAEAAFVLKRLPEPRRQGYFSTWPEMVYSFADKVGQEPRPMRVLPSPLAISRMEETLTWTACLEPIDGKIVWMKAHGERWKEICWAVGLQRSAAHQHWQFGISVIALTLNRRRFNRNMSKRRVIELAAGA; from the coding sequence ATGACGGACTGGACACCTGACCTCGTGGAAGAACGGCTGGCCGAGGCCGCCTTCGTCCTCAAACGCCTGCCTGAGCCGCGCAGGCAGGGGTACTTCAGCACATGGCCCGAGATGGTCTACAGCTTCGCCGACAAAGTGGGCCAGGAGCCGAGGCCCATGCGCGTGTTGCCCTCGCCGCTGGCGATCAGCCGGATGGAGGAAACGCTGACCTGGACCGCCTGTCTCGAGCCCATCGATGGCAAGATCGTCTGGATGAAGGCGCATGGCGAACGCTGGAAGGAGATCTGCTGGGCGGTTGGTCTGCAGCGCTCTGCAGCCCACCAGCACTGGCAATTCGGCATTTCCGTTATCGCGCTCACCCTCAACAGGCGACGGTTCAACCGCAACATGTCGAAGCGCCGCGTGATCGAACTGGCCGCTGGCGCGTAA
- a CDS encoding site-specific DNA-methyltransferase codes for MTLSFAPDAIETWPLAKLQPYAKNAKAHGSDQVAKIAASMAEFGWTVPCLVADDGELIAGHGRVLAATQLGLTEAPVIVLGHLTEAQRRAYRIADNKLTELGTWNEALLSAELNDLLAEDYDLSLVGFSDGELDKLLAYVPEEDGDEGGAGGSVPPVTIPEPPRNPASQTGDLWILGDHRLLCGDSTSAADVRRLMNGERAILFATDPPYLVDYDGSNHPTRNKDWSASYGTTWDDSSQGAELYDGFIAAAVAEAIAENAAWYCWHASRRQAMLEACWEKAGAFVHQQIIWVKDRGVLTRSHYLWKHEPCFMGWRRPNRPPKVAEETLPSTWALPSFAKDDRPEHPTPKPLDAFGIPMRQHVARGGLCYEPFCGSGSQIMAGEANGRRVFAMEISPAYVDVAVERWQAETGREAILDGDGRTFAESKAERLGQPAKDEEAAA; via the coding sequence ATGACCTTGAGCTTTGCCCCGGACGCGATCGAGACCTGGCCGCTGGCCAAGCTCCAGCCCTACGCGAAAAACGCGAAGGCGCATGGCTCGGATCAGGTCGCGAAGATCGCCGCCAGCATGGCGGAATTCGGCTGGACGGTTCCGTGCCTGGTCGCGGACGACGGCGAGTTGATCGCGGGCCATGGCCGGGTGCTGGCGGCAACCCAGCTCGGGCTGACCGAAGCGCCAGTGATCGTGCTCGGGCATCTGACCGAGGCGCAGCGGCGGGCTTACCGGATCGCGGACAACAAGCTGACCGAACTGGGCACCTGGAACGAGGCGCTGCTGTCTGCGGAACTGAACGACCTGCTGGCGGAGGACTACGATCTGTCTCTGGTCGGTTTTTCCGATGGTGAGTTGGACAAGCTGCTGGCCTATGTGCCGGAGGAGGATGGCGACGAAGGTGGTGCCGGGGGCTCTGTGCCGCCGGTGACCATTCCCGAGCCGCCGCGCAATCCGGCATCGCAAACCGGCGACCTGTGGATCCTCGGCGATCATCGGTTGCTCTGCGGCGATAGCACCAGCGCTGCCGATGTACGCCGCCTGATGAATGGCGAGCGGGCGATCCTGTTCGCGACCGATCCGCCGTACCTCGTCGACTACGACGGCTCGAACCATCCGACACGGAACAAGGATTGGTCGGCGTCTTATGGCACCACCTGGGACGACAGCAGCCAAGGTGCGGAACTGTACGATGGCTTCATCGCCGCTGCAGTGGCTGAGGCAATCGCCGAGAACGCGGCCTGGTATTGCTGGCACGCCTCGCGTCGTCAGGCGATGCTGGAAGCCTGCTGGGAGAAGGCTGGGGCATTCGTTCACCAGCAGATCATCTGGGTGAAAGACCGCGGTGTCCTGACCCGGTCGCACTACCTCTGGAAGCACGAGCCCTGTTTCATGGGCTGGCGCCGCCCCAACCGGCCGCCGAAGGTTGCCGAGGAAACCCTACCGTCGACTTGGGCGCTGCCCAGCTTCGCCAAGGACGACCGGCCCGAGCACCCAACGCCGAAACCACTCGACGCCTTCGGGATTCCGATGCGCCAGCATGTGGCGCGGGGCGGTCTCTGCTACGAGCCGTTCTGCGGCTCCGGCTCGCAGATCATGGCGGGCGAGGCCAACGGCCGCCGCGTCTTCGCGATGGAGATCAGCCCGGCTTATGTCGATGTCGCAGTCGAACGCTGGCAGGCCGAAACCGGTCGCGAGGCTATCCTCGATGGGGACGGTCGGACCTTCGCCGAGTCCAAAGCCGAGCGGCTGGGCCAGCCCGCGAAGGACGAGGAGGCGGCCGCATGA
- a CDS encoding DUF7220 family protein yields MKQSRAMSLVESVANVTVGYGVAVATQIVVFPIFGLHTTLAQNLKMGSIFTIVSIGRSFALRRLFEAIRVKATKPPLTRRRLPYSRDFSGEADRNQRSIR; encoded by the coding sequence ATGAAGCAATCGCGCGCCATGTCGCTGGTCGAGTCCGTCGCCAATGTGACCGTCGGCTACGGAGTCGCGGTCGCAACCCAGATCGTTGTCTTCCCGATTTTCGGGCTGCACACGACTCTGGCGCAGAACCTGAAGATGGGGTCCATCTTCACCATCGTGTCGATCGGCCGTTCCTTCGCCTTGCGGCGGCTGTTCGAGGCGATCCGGGTAAAAGCGACGAAGCCGCCGCTGACAAGGCGACGGCTTCCCTATAGTAGGGACTTCAGCGGCGAGGCGGATCGAAATCAGCGCTCGATACGATAA
- a CDS encoding DUF3489 domain-containing protein, with amino-acid sequence MTKLSDTQTIILSRAAQNKDRIALPLPDSLRGGAAAKVVGAMLTKGFLEEVEADMRKGEPVWRETGDAHGVTLVATDAGLAAIGIKPEDSNIAPAGATDAPTDTLAQDVPTEPEAAPKTRTPREGTKQATLIAMLRAPDGATIEEIMAATGWQSHTVRGAMAGALKKKLGLEITSKKVENRGRVYRIER; translated from the coding sequence ATGACCAAGCTTTCCGACACCCAGACGATCATCCTGTCCCGCGCGGCCCAGAATAAGGACCGCATTGCCCTGCCGCTGCCCGACAGCCTGCGCGGCGGGGCCGCCGCCAAGGTGGTCGGCGCGATGCTCACCAAGGGCTTCCTCGAAGAGGTCGAAGCCGACATGCGCAAGGGCGAGCCCGTCTGGCGCGAGACCGGCGACGCCCACGGTGTCACGCTGGTCGCTACCGACGCAGGCCTCGCCGCCATCGGCATCAAGCCCGAGGACTCGAACATCGCGCCTGCGGGCGCGACGGACGCGCCGACCGACACTCTCGCGCAGGACGTTCCGACCGAACCGGAGGCCGCGCCAAAGACGCGCACGCCGCGCGAGGGCACCAAGCAGGCCACGCTGATCGCCATGCTTCGCGCGCCGGACGGCGCGACCATCGAGGAGATCATGGCAGCGACGGGCTGGCAATCGCACACGGTGCGCGGCGCGATGGCCGGGGCGCTGAAAAAGAAGCTCGGCCTCGAGATCACCTCGAAGAAGGTTGAGAACCGGGGACGGGTTTATCGTATCGAGCGCTGA
- a CDS encoding phage terminase large subunit family protein, which yields MLEFDGAAEILRAWGAGLTPDPDLTVSEWADRHRMLSGRASAEPGRYRTARTPYMGEIMDRLSPGDPTQRIVFMKAAQVGATEAGNNWIGFAIHQAPGPMLAVQPTVELAKRNSRQRIDPLIDESPELRQRVKPARSRDAGNTMLSKEFAGGILIMTGANSAVGLRSTPARYIFLDEVDAYPASADEEGDPVTLAEARSLTFAHRRKVFLVSTPTIRGMSRIERDYEASDQRRFFVPCPHCGAMQWLKFERLRWEKGQPEMAEYHCEGCDQPIAEHHKTAMLEAGEWRATAVAADPGTVGYHLSALYSPIGWLSWERIVRAWDAAQGSDEAIKAFRNTILGETWVETGEAPDWQRLYDQRERWKPGVVPAGGLFLTAGADVQKDRIEVDVWAWGRGLESWLVDHIVIEGGPDRHEAWGDLTELLGKTWPHERGAHLKIARLAIDTGYEAPAVYGWSRAQGFAQVAPVKGVEGFNRASPVSGPTYVDATEGGKRLRRGARLWTVAVSTFKAETYRFLRLERPTEEEIAAGAAFSPGTVHLPHWIENEWLKQFVAEQLVTVRRKRGFARLEWQKLRERNEALDCRVYARAAAWIAGADRWTDEKWRDLEDQLGVIDASADPAGQINRQTQTSQGKRRSDWLGRRGGWF from the coding sequence ATGCTGGAATTTGACGGCGCTGCGGAAATCCTGCGCGCCTGGGGTGCTGGCCTCACGCCGGATCCGGACCTGACCGTGTCCGAATGGGCGGACAGGCACCGGATGCTCTCGGGCCGCGCGTCAGCTGAACCGGGCCGGTATCGAACCGCGCGCACGCCCTACATGGGCGAGATCATGGATCGGTTGTCTCCTGGCGATCCGACACAGCGGATCGTGTTCATGAAGGCCGCGCAGGTCGGTGCGACAGAGGCAGGTAACAACTGGATCGGCTTTGCGATCCACCAGGCGCCGGGCCCGATGCTCGCGGTGCAGCCGACGGTGGAACTGGCCAAGCGGAACTCGAGGCAGCGGATCGATCCGCTGATCGACGAAAGCCCGGAGTTGCGGCAGCGGGTGAAACCCGCGCGCTCGCGTGACGCGGGCAATACGATGCTGTCCAAGGAATTCGCGGGCGGCATCCTGATCATGACCGGGGCGAACTCGGCCGTAGGTCTCCGCTCGACCCCGGCGCGGTACATCTTCCTCGACGAGGTCGATGCCTATCCAGCCTCGGCCGACGAGGAAGGCGATCCGGTCACGCTGGCCGAGGCCCGGTCGTTGACCTTCGCCCACAGGCGCAAGGTGTTTCTGGTTTCGACGCCGACCATTCGGGGGATGAGCCGGATCGAGCGGGACTATGAGGCCAGTGACCAGCGCCGGTTCTTCGTGCCCTGTCCGCATTGCGGCGCGATGCAGTGGCTCAAATTCGAACGGCTGCGTTGGGAAAAAGGGCAGCCGGAGATGGCTGAATATCACTGCGAGGGCTGCGACCAGCCCATCGCAGAGCACCACAAGACGGCGATGCTGGAAGCAGGCGAATGGCGCGCGACGGCCGTTGCGGCTGATCCCGGTACCGTTGGTTATCACCTCTCGGCCCTCTATTCGCCGATCGGCTGGCTGAGCTGGGAGCGGATTGTGCGGGCCTGGGACGCGGCGCAAGGGTCGGACGAGGCGATCAAGGCGTTCCGCAACACGATCCTCGGCGAGACATGGGTCGAGACCGGCGAAGCCCCTGACTGGCAGAGGCTCTATGACCAGCGCGAACGCTGGAAACCGGGCGTTGTCCCGGCGGGCGGGTTGTTCCTGACCGCCGGTGCCGACGTCCAGAAAGACCGGATCGAGGTCGATGTCTGGGCCTGGGGCCGTGGGCTGGAAAGCTGGCTGGTTGATCACATCGTGATCGAGGGCGGGCCCGACCGGCATGAGGCTTGGGGCGACCTGACCGAACTGCTTGGCAAGACATGGCCACATGAACGCGGCGCGCATCTGAAGATCGCGCGACTTGCCATCGATACCGGCTACGAGGCTCCGGCGGTCTATGGCTGGTCGCGGGCGCAAGGGTTTGCACAGGTCGCACCAGTCAAGGGCGTCGAAGGCTTCAATCGCGCCAGCCCGGTGTCGGGCCCAACTTATGTGGACGCGACCGAGGGCGGCAAGCGTCTGCGCCGAGGTGCACGCCTCTGGACCGTGGCGGTGTCGACCTTCAAGGCCGAGACCTATCGCTTCCTGCGGCTCGAGCGGCCGACCGAGGAGGAAATTGCCGCCGGGGCGGCATTCTCACCCGGCACGGTTCACCTGCCGCACTGGATCGAAAACGAATGGCTGAAGCAGTTCGTCGCCGAGCAACTGGTCACCGTGCGCAGGAAGCGCGGCTTCGCCCGGCTGGAATGGCAGAAGCTTCGGGAACGCAACGAGGCGCTGGACTGCAGGGTCTATGCCCGCGCTGCCGCTTGGATCGCGGGCGCGGATCGCTGGACCGACGAGAAATGGCGCGACCTCGAGGATCAGCTTGGGGTCATCGACGCCTCTGCGGATCCGGCGGGGCAGATCAACAGGCAAACGCAGACGTCGCAGGGCAAACGCCGATCCGACTGGCTCGGACGGCGCGGAGGGTGGTTTTGA
- a CDS encoding phage head-tail joining protein produces MTDWTETELFALRRAYASGTTRVSYDGKSVDYGSAEDLLARIRTIERAIAGTTNPLPIAGLAGFSRGDR; encoded by the coding sequence ATGACGGATTGGACGGAAACCGAACTTTTTGCGCTGCGCCGCGCCTATGCCAGCGGCACGACCCGGGTCAGCTATGACGGAAAATCCGTGGACTATGGCTCGGCCGAGGATCTGCTGGCGCGCATCCGCACCATCGAACGCGCCATCGCCGGGACGACAAATCCATTGCCGATCGCCGGGCTCGCGGGCTTCTCGCGCGGAGATCGCTGA
- a CDS encoding phage portal protein, protein MSANWFDHAIATVAPRAAARRVLARQAFGTLTRGYDGAAKGRRTEGWRAPGTSADTEVGVAGALLRDRMRDLVRNNPHAAKAVAVLVNNIIGAGIMPRAASGNDKLDRKVDALFARWSDAADADGQLDFYGLQTLICREMVEAGEVLVRRRLRRASDGLPVPLQLQVLEADFLDATKSGALGAGRLVQGIEFDPLGKRRAYWLHAEHPGDAYGAMQNGLQSRPVPASEIAHVYEKQRTQARGVPWGAPVIRSLRDLDDYEVAELVRKKTEACVTAIVFGDDEAQQGIAPSVVDADGNRVEQFEPGLIAYARGGKDIRFNQPSATGGYGEYKRASLHTISAGFRVPYELLTGDLSQVNYSSIRAGLVEFRRQIDAVQWQLFIPMFCAPVWRWFTEAAWAAGQIPSPDVPVEWSPPKFEAIDPQKDAMANLLSIRSGTMTLAEVIARQGRNPDAVLAEIAATNAKLDALGLVLDSDPRRVTKTGSAQTSDPANDPANDPASDPEADSNTDPARPDSDEQD, encoded by the coding sequence ATGTCGGCGAACTGGTTTGACCATGCGATTGCCACGGTGGCTCCGCGCGCAGCGGCGCGCCGCGTTCTTGCCAGGCAGGCGTTTGGAACCCTGACGCGGGGCTACGATGGTGCCGCGAAGGGGCGGCGCACTGAAGGCTGGCGCGCGCCAGGCACTTCGGCTGACACAGAAGTCGGCGTGGCCGGGGCGCTCTTGCGCGACCGGATGCGCGATCTGGTGCGCAACAACCCGCACGCGGCCAAGGCCGTGGCGGTGCTGGTGAACAACATCATCGGAGCGGGCATCATGCCCCGGGCGGCCAGCGGTAATGACAAGCTGGACCGAAAGGTCGATGCACTCTTCGCGCGGTGGTCGGACGCCGCTGACGCGGACGGTCAGCTCGACTTCTACGGGCTGCAAACCCTGATCTGCCGCGAGATGGTCGAAGCGGGCGAGGTTTTGGTGCGCCGACGCCTGCGCCGGGCGAGCGACGGCTTGCCTGTCCCGCTGCAATTGCAGGTGCTTGAGGCCGACTTCCTCGACGCCACCAAATCAGGCGCGCTCGGTGCAGGACGCCTGGTGCAGGGGATAGAGTTTGACCCGCTCGGAAAACGTCGGGCTTATTGGTTGCACGCCGAACATCCGGGCGATGCCTATGGCGCGATGCAGAACGGTCTGCAGAGCCGCCCGGTGCCGGCCAGCGAGATCGCCCATGTGTATGAGAAGCAGCGCACACAGGCGCGCGGCGTGCCCTGGGGCGCGCCGGTGATCCGCAGCTTGCGCGATCTTGACGACTATGAGGTTGCCGAACTGGTCCGAAAGAAAACTGAGGCCTGCGTGACCGCCATCGTCTTCGGCGATGACGAGGCGCAGCAGGGCATCGCGCCGTCTGTGGTCGATGCCGATGGCAACCGGGTCGAGCAGTTCGAACCGGGCCTTATCGCCTATGCGCGCGGGGGCAAGGATATCCGGTTCAACCAGCCCTCGGCCACGGGTGGCTATGGCGAATACAAGCGGGCGAGCCTGCACACGATCTCGGCCGGGTTCCGGGTGCCCTATGAATTGCTGACCGGCGATCTCAGCCAGGTGAACTATTCCTCGATCCGGGCGGGGCTCGTGGAGTTCCGCCGCCAGATCGACGCCGTGCAATGGCAGCTGTTCATTCCGATGTTCTGCGCCCCGGTTTGGCGCTGGTTCACCGAGGCCGCGTGGGCCGCAGGGCAGATCCCATCGCCGGACGTACCGGTCGAATGGTCGCCGCCCAAGTTCGAAGCGATCGATCCGCAGAAGGACGCAATGGCCAACCTGCTGTCGATCCGCTCCGGCACCATGACGCTGGCCGAGGTAATCGCCCGGCAGGGGCGCAACCCTGACGCCGTGCTAGCGGAAATCGCCGCCACAAACGCCAAGCTTGATGCACTCGGGCTGGTGCTCGACAGCGATCCGCGCCGCGTCACCAAGACCGGCAGCGCACAGACCAGCGATCCGGCGAATGATCCTGCCAATGACCCGGCGAGCGATCCGGAAGCCGACTCCAATACGGACCCGGCGCGGCCCGACTCCGACGAACAGGACTGA